In the Natronobacterium texcoconense genome, one interval contains:
- a CDS encoding NAD(P)H-binding protein, producing MRRTRNRPVRDDKFAGHGRSDDRTGRDAAVLVAKRCADDYLERSPLEATILRPTALTDDEGTGQVSSTFESRGEDGDEIPRADVAQAAVACLENEETIGETIGLFGGETPVEEAIRSDG from the coding sequence CTGCGTCGAACACGGAATCGACCGGTACGTGATGATAAGTTCGCAGGGCACGGACGATCCGATGACCGGACCGGACGCGATGCGGCCGTACTGGTAGCGAAACGATGTGCCGACGACTACCTCGAGCGGTCGCCGCTCGAGGCTACGATTCTTCGGCCGACGGCGCTCACCGACGATGAGGGAACCGGACAGGTTTCGTCGACCTTCGAATCCCGCGGAGAAGACGGAGATGAGATTCCGCGGGCCGACGTCGCCCAGGCGGCCGTCGCCTGCCTGGAGAACGAGGAGACGATCGGCGAAACGATCGGGCTCTTCGGCGGCGAGACGCCCGTCGAGGAGGCGATTCGTTCCGACGGCTAA
- a CDS encoding NAD(P)H-binding protein encodes MQVAVIGANGGIGRELLPRLEDAGHEPIGVVRDESQFDEIRDRGGEPRLGDLEGEFESAIEGADALVFTAGAGGDTDWGKTLLIDLWGAKRTIDACVEHGIDRYVMISSQGTDDPMTGPDAMRPYW; translated from the coding sequence ATGCAAGTCGCAGTCATCGGCGCAAACGGCGGGATCGGTCGCGAGCTACTCCCACGACTCGAGGACGCCGGCCACGAACCGATCGGAGTCGTCCGCGACGAATCACAGTTCGACGAGATCCGCGACCGTGGCGGTGAACCGCGGCTCGGCGACCTCGAGGGAGAGTTCGAGTCGGCAATCGAAGGGGCCGACGCCCTCGTGTTCACGGCTGGAGCAGGTGGGGACACGGACTGGGGGAAGACGCTGCTGATCGACCTCTGGGGAGCGAAACGGACGATCGACGCCTGCGTCGAACACGGAATCGACCGGTACGTGATGATAAGTTCGCAGGGCACGGACGATCCGATGACCGGACCGGACGCGATGCGGCCGTACTGGTAG
- a CDS encoding universal stress protein produces MYDDVLIPTDGSDDTRRSIEHGLALAAQFDATVHALSVVPEGPLGTLENETATPAAQRAADHVAFEARQRGVDVVTAVEQGVPHEVILEYTDEHGIDAIVMGTQGRTGIDRVLVGSVTERIVRMAEVPIVTVRLADEIRIDDEDEAERLARDALEERGDDRGVPLAGDVHRISGTWVVPLETEDGPVDARIDGVTGAVSFGPVDE; encoded by the coding sequence ATGTACGACGACGTTCTCATTCCGACGGACGGCAGCGACGATACGCGTCGCTCGATCGAACACGGTCTGGCACTCGCAGCGCAGTTCGACGCGACGGTTCACGCGCTGTCGGTCGTCCCGGAGGGGCCGCTTGGCACCCTCGAGAACGAGACGGCGACGCCGGCGGCCCAGCGAGCGGCCGACCACGTCGCGTTCGAAGCCCGGCAGCGAGGCGTCGACGTCGTCACGGCGGTCGAACAGGGCGTTCCACACGAGGTGATCCTCGAGTACACCGACGAGCACGGGATCGACGCGATCGTGATGGGGACGCAGGGACGAACCGGCATCGACCGCGTCCTGGTCGGGAGCGTCACGGAACGGATCGTTCGCATGGCCGAGGTTCCCATCGTGACGGTCCGACTGGCCGACGAGATTCGGATCGACGACGAGGACGAGGCCGAACGCCTCGCTCGCGACGCCCTCGAGGAACGGGGAGACGATCGGGGAGTTCCGCTCGCGGGCGACGTCCACCGAATCAGCGGCACCTGGGTGGTTCCACTCGAGACTGAGGATGGCCCAGTCGACGCCCGCATCGACGGCGTCACGGGAGCGGTCTCGTTCGGGCCCGTCGACGAATAA
- a CDS encoding long-chain-fatty-acid--CoA ligase, producing the protein MTNIVTNIAETVESHGNNAAIGFQGEETSYEEFWAQSGAFAAALEEHGLGEDDRVAIYLPNVPPFPIAFHGTLRAGGVVVPMNPQYKAREIGHLLADSEAKVVVTLADLVPFVEEVRDDTDVEHVVSVGGDADGATPFEEFLVHADPEITDRADDDVAVQPYTSGTTGQPKGVQLTHENLTSNATAASELIPDGIRPDDKQLGVLPLFHIYGMTVVMNATLFNGGTYYAVPEWDAQNAVSIIEDEELTIMHGVPAMYNDVINQPDAESFDLSSLRLCGVGGSGIPTEVLRTFEDLYDVEIYEGYGLTETSPITHFNSPIDGRRVGSIGKTVPGVDSKVVDENFEEVTAVESGPIDEDEADLDGITGEIVVSGPNVMNGYYRLPEANEEAFTEADGTRWFHTGDVGYHDEDGFFYVVDREKHVIVTGGYNVYPREVEELLFEHDAVADAAVVGIEDERRGETVKAYVVPTPEADVSPEEIKEYCLENLAEYKHPREVEFVEELPRTTTGKVQKFKLEEREVAAE; encoded by the coding sequence ATGACGAACATCGTCACCAACATCGCGGAGACGGTCGAGTCTCACGGGAACAACGCTGCGATCGGCTTCCAGGGCGAGGAGACGAGTTACGAAGAGTTCTGGGCACAGAGCGGTGCGTTCGCCGCCGCACTCGAGGAGCACGGACTCGGGGAGGACGATCGGGTTGCAATCTATCTGCCGAACGTCCCGCCGTTCCCCATCGCGTTCCACGGGACGCTCCGGGCCGGTGGGGTCGTCGTCCCGATGAATCCACAGTACAAGGCTCGCGAGATCGGCCATCTCCTCGCGGATAGCGAGGCGAAGGTCGTCGTCACGCTCGCCGACCTCGTCCCGTTCGTCGAGGAGGTTCGGGACGACACCGACGTCGAACACGTCGTCAGCGTCGGTGGCGATGCCGACGGCGCGACGCCGTTCGAGGAGTTTCTCGTTCACGCGGATCCCGAAATTACGGATCGAGCGGACGACGACGTCGCGGTCCAGCCCTACACCAGCGGGACGACGGGCCAGCCGAAAGGCGTCCAGCTAACGCACGAGAACCTCACGTCGAACGCGACGGCGGCGAGCGAACTCATCCCCGACGGAATTCGCCCCGACGACAAACAGCTCGGCGTCCTCCCGCTCTTTCACATCTACGGGATGACGGTGGTGATGAACGCGACGCTGTTCAACGGCGGCACCTACTACGCGGTGCCCGAGTGGGACGCCCAGAACGCCGTCTCGATCATCGAAGACGAGGAACTGACGATCATGCACGGCGTCCCGGCGATGTACAACGACGTCATCAACCAGCCCGACGCCGAGTCGTTCGACCTCTCCTCGCTTCGACTCTGTGGCGTCGGTGGCTCGGGAATTCCGACCGAAGTCCTCCGGACGTTCGAGGACCTGTACGACGTCGAGATCTACGAGGGGTACGGCCTGACCGAAACCAGCCCCATCACCCACTTCAACAGTCCCATCGACGGACGACGCGTCGGTAGCATCGGCAAGACGGTTCCGGGCGTCGACTCGAAGGTCGTCGACGAAAACTTCGAGGAGGTGACGGCGGTCGAGAGTGGCCCCATCGATGAAGACGAGGCCGATCTCGACGGGATCACCGGCGAAATCGTCGTCTCCGGACCGAACGTGATGAACGGCTACTACAGACTCCCCGAGGCCAACGAGGAGGCGTTCACCGAAGCGGACGGCACCCGATGGTTCCACACCGGCGACGTCGGCTACCACGACGAGGACGGCTTCTTCTACGTCGTCGACCGCGAGAAACACGTGATCGTCACTGGCGGCTACAACGTCTACCCTCGAGAGGTCGAGGAACTGCTCTTCGAACACGACGCCGTCGCCGACGCTGCCGTCGTCGGAATCGAAGACGAACGGCGCGGCGAAACCGTCAAAGCGTACGTCGTCCCGACGCCAGAGGCCGACGTTTCGCCCGAGGAGATCAAAGAGTACTGTCTCGAGAATCTCGCCGAGTACAAACACCCCCG